One genomic segment of Panicum virgatum strain AP13 chromosome 2N, P.virgatum_v5, whole genome shotgun sequence includes these proteins:
- the LOC120659614 gene encoding eukaryotic translation initiation factor 3 subunit G-1-like, whose protein sequence is MDLDASPAINFWKDPNAESCCICGGEEAAAKHAELTCPYNYLAPASYAPCRARAAAWRESRSALSEHRWYLRRFVRVNNLPGSCRPAELAGLFAEFGPLRMWHVAMDAPGACKGFACLVFERREHAEEAIDKLNCYNLGGRSLRVDWAYPSA, encoded by the coding sequence ATGGATCTGGACGCGAGCCCTGCCATCAACTTCTGGAAGGACCCGAACGCCGAGTCCTGCTGCATctgcggcggggaggaggcggcggcgaagcacGCGGAGCTGACGTGCCCCTACAACTACCTCGCCCCTGCCTCGTACGCTCCCTGCCGGGCGAGAGCTGCCGCCTGGAGGGAGTCCAGGAGCGCGCTGTCCGAGCACCGCTGGTACTTGCGGCGCTTCGTGCGCGTGAACAACCTGCCGGGGAGCTGCCGTCCGGCGGAACTCGCCGGGCTGTTCGCCGAGTTCGGGCCGCTGCGGATGTGGCACGTCGCCATGGACGCCCCCGGAGCGTGCAAGGGATTCGCCTGCCTCGTCTTCGAGCGCCGAGAGCATGCGGAGGAAGCTATCGATAAGCTCAATTGCTATAATTTAGGCGGGCGTAGCTTGCGGGTAGACTGGGCTTACCCCAGCGCTTGA
- the LOC120661282 gene encoding DEAD-box ATP-dependent RNA helicase 7-like, whose product MSPAPAAAEPMAVDDSASKKAKRKQLKAAAAAAAAAEAEAEAASAKKKEKKRKAKEPSPSSDEEEKSSTSSEETAPAAKKSKKEMAKKTVEASSPASEDDGEVTASNDEDPADPNALTNFRISEPLRQRLKSKGIKALFPIQATTFDLVLDGSDLVGRARTGQGKTLAFVLPILESLVNGTHKATRKTDYGRPPSVLVLLPTRELANQVHADFEFYGATYGLSACCVYGGSPYRPQEMALRKGVDIVVGTPGRVKDFIVKGTLNLKCLKFRVLDEADEMLNMGFVDDVELILGKVEDVTKVQTLLFSATLPDWVNKLSMRFLKGDRKTVDLVGNEKLKASASVKHLALPCNKAARAQVIPDIIRCYSHGGRTIIFTETKDSASELSGLIPGSRALHGDVVQAQREVILAGFRGGKFQVLVATNVAARGLDINDVQLIIQCEPPRDVEAYIHRSGRTGRAGNTGVAVMLYEPRYKHSVSRLERESGVKFEHISAPQPTDVAQSAGTEAADAIASVSDSVIPIFREQAEQLLSSSSLSAADLLAKALAKAVGYTDIKKRSLLSSMEDYTTLHLQTGRPMWSPGFAFTILKRFMPEEKLADVKGATLTADGTGVVFDVPAADVEDYIQASESAAQVTIDEVKQLPPLQEREQSRGNTGGGRFGRGGGSRFGGGGGDRGGGSRFGGGGGRGGGGRGFSGRGGGGNRFNRRN is encoded by the exons ATGtctcccgcgcccgccgccgcggagcccatGGCCGTCGACGACTCCGCCTCCAAGAAGGCAAAGCGCAAGCAgctcaaggccgccgccgccgcggcggcggcggccgaggcggaGGCAGAGGCCGCTTcggcgaagaagaaggagaagaagcggaaggccaAGGAGCCGTCCCCGTCCTcggacgaggaggagaagagcAGCACCAGCTCCGAGGAGACGGCACCCGCCGCGAAGAAGTCGAAGAAGGAGATGGCGAAGAAGACGGTCGAGGCCTCGTCTCCGGCCTCggaggacgacggcgaggtCACGGCCAGCAACGACGAGGACCCCGCGGACCCGAACGCGCTGACCAACTTCAGGATATCGGAGCCGCTGAGGCAGAGGCTCAAGTCCAAGGGGATCAAGGCGCTGTTCCCCATCCAGGCCACCACATTCGACCTCGTCCTCGACGGCAGCGACTTGGTCGGCCGCGCGCGCACGGGCCAG GGCAAAACTTTGGCTTTTGTACTGCCCATATTGGAGTCGTTGGTTAACGGGACACACAAAGCAACCCGAAAAACTGACTATGGCAGGCCTCCAAGTGTTTTGGTTCTTCTACCTACAAGAGAGCTGGCCAATCAG GTGCACGCGGACTTTGAGTTTTATGGAGCAACATATGGGCTTTCGGCGTGTTGTGTGTATGGGGGTTCTCCTTATCGTCCTCAAGAAATGGCATTGAGAAAGGGGGTGGACATTGTTGTTGGAACTCCTGGTCGTGTCAAG GATTTCATTGTAAAGGGAACTCTCAATTTGAAGTGTTTGAAATTCCGTGTCCTCGATGAAGCTGATGAAATGCTTAACATGGGATTTGTTGATGACGTAGAGCTCATTCTTG GTAAGGTTGAAGACGTTACCAAAGTACAAACACTTCTGTTCAGTGCCACTCTGCCAGATTGGGTTAATAAG CTCTCCATGAGATTCCTGAAAGGTGACAGGAAGACAGTTGATCTTGTCGGAAACGAGAAACTGAAGGCTAGTGCATCTGTCAAGCATCTTGCTCTTCCTTGTAACAAAGCAGCCAGGGCTCAAGTTATTCCGGACATTATCCGATGCTATAGCCA TGGAGGCCGAACAATTATCTTCACTGAGACAAAGGACTCTGCATCAGAGCTTTCTGGTTTGATCCCTGGATCCCGTGCCTTGCATGGAGATGTTGTGCAAGCTCAGCGTGAA GTCATTCTTGCTGGATTCCGGGGTGGGAAATTCCAAGTTTTGGTGGCTACAAATGTGGCAGCTCGTGGTCTGGACATTAATGATGTGCAACTTATCATTCAG TGTGAGCCTCCACGTGATGTTGAAGCCTACATACACCGTTCAGGGCGGACAGGGAGAGCAG GGAACACTGGTGTTGCTGTCATGCTTTATGAGCCCAGATATAAGCACAGCGTGAGCAGATTAGAAAGGGAGTCTGGAGTTAAGTTTGAACATATCTCTGCGCCACAGCCTACTGATGTGGCACAATCTGCTGGCACTGAAGCTGCAGATGCTATTGCGAGTGTGTCAGACAG TGTTATCCCTATTTTCCGGGAGCAAGCAGAGCAACTGCTAAGCTCTTCTAGCCTGTCTGCAGCTGACTTACTGGCGAAAGCACTGGCAAAGGCTGTT GGATACACTGACATAAAGAAAAGATCATTGCTCTCTTCTATGGAGGATTACACTACATTACATCTTCAAACTGGCAGGCCTATGTGGTCACCAGG GTTTGCTTTTACTATATTGAAAAGGTTTATGCCTGAAGAGAAGCTTGCAGATGTAAAGGGTGCCACCCTAACAGCTGATGGAACAGGGGTTGTATTTGATGTTCCTGCGGCAGATGTTGAAGACTACATTCAAG CTTCTGAGAGTGCTGCTCAGGTGACAATTGATGAAGTGAAGCAGCTGCCACCCTTGCAAGAGAGAGAGCAGTCAAGAGGCAACACCGGCGGTGGAAGATTTGGTCGTGGAGGTGGAAGCAGattcggtggtggtggtggtgaccgTGGAGGCGGCAGCAGGTTTGGTGGTGGCGGAGGCAGAGGTGGAGGCGGCAGAGGCTTTTCTGGCAGGGGAGGCGGTGGCAATAGGTTTAACAGGAGGAATTAG
- the LOC120661284 gene encoding putative alpha-L-fucosidase 1, protein MASPLLCLAAAAALAAALLPSTPEAWRPAATPPPLPVLPIPSAPQLKWQRREVIMFFHFGMNTFTDSEWGTGTEDPSLFRPAALDAAQWVAAARAAGASLAILVAKHHDGFCLWPSAYTDHSVRASPWRAGHGDVVREFVRAARAGGVDAGLYLSPWDRHDARYGKEVAYNEYYEAQLHELLTGYGSVSEIWFDGAKGKNATNMTYHFQEWFQTVKQLQRSINIFSDDGPDVRWVGDEKGFAGTTCWSTVNRSMITIGEAGIEKYLNEGDPRGRDWVPPECDVSIRPGWFWHKNETAKPLSQLLEIYYNSVGRNCVLLLNAPPNSTGVVEDADVARLREFGSAVATIFGTDLAAGSAARASSERGGGFAARNVLDGRDDTYWAPTAEDGRRNGYWIELRRPPGSAGWPFNVVRIQEHVALGQRVERHAVSVDGAPVANGTTVGHKRLHRLPRAVAGCTVRVWITARRGPPLLSAVGLHHDPFVAADAL, encoded by the exons ATGGCAAGCCCGCTGCtgtgcctggccgccgccgcggcgctcgccgcagcccTCCTCCCTTCCACGCCAGAGGCGTGGCGCCCGGCGGCGACGcccccgccgctgccggtgCTGCCGATCCCGTCGGCGCCGCAGCTCAAGTGGCAGCGGCGCGAGGTGATCATGTTCTTCCACTTCGGCATGAACACGTTCACGGACTCCGAGTGGGGCACGGGGACGGAGGACCCGTCCCTGTTCCGCCCCGCGGCGCTCGACGCCGCCCAGTGggtggccgcggcgcgcgcggcgggggcgtcGCTGGCGATCCTCGTCGCCAAGCACCACGACGGCTTCTGCCTCTGGCCGTCCGCGTACACGGACCACTCGGTGCGCGCCAGCCCCTGGCGCGCGGGACACGGCGACGTGGTCAGGGAGTTCgtgcgcgccgcccgcgccggcggcgtcgacgcCGGGCTCTACCTCTCGCCGTGGGACCGGCACGACGCGCGGTACGGGAAGGAGGTCGCGTACAACGAGTACTACGAGGCACAGCTCCACGAGCTCCTCACGGG GTACGGGAGCGTGTCGGAGATTTGGTTCGACGGCGCCAAGGGCAAGAACGCGACCAACATGACGTACCACTTCCAGGAGTGGTTCCAGACGGTGAAGCAGCTGCAGCGCTCCATCAACATCTTCTCCGACGACGGGCCCGACGTCCGGTGGGTCGGCGACGAGAAGGGCTTCGCCGGAACCACCTGCTGGTCCACCGTCAACCGCTCCATGATCACCATCGGCGAGGCCGGCATCGAGAA GTACCTGAACGAGGGCGACCCGCGGGGGCGCGACTGGGTGCCGCCGGAGTGCGACGTGTCGATCCGGCCGGGCTGGTTCTGGCACAAGAACGAGACGGCCAAGCCGCTGAGCCAGCTGCTGGAGATCTACTACAACTCCGTCGGCCGGAACTGTGTGCTCCTGCTGAACGCGCCGCCCAACTCCACGGGCGTCGTGGAGGACGCCGACGTCGCGCGGCTGCGCGAGTTCGGCTCCGCCGTGGCCACCATCTTCGGCACGGACCTCGCGGCCGGCAGCGCCGCCAGGGCCAgcagcgagcgcggcggcgggttcgCGGCGCGCAACGTGCTCGACGGGCGGGACGACACGTACTGGGCGCCGACGGCCGAGGACGGGCGCCGGAACGGGTACTGGATcgagctgcggcggccgccggggtcGGCGGGCTGGCCGTTCAACGTGGTGCGGATCCAGGAGCACGTCGCGCTGGGGCAGCGCGTGGAGCGGCACGCCGTGTCCGTGGACGGCGCGCCCGTGGCGAACGGCACCACGGTCGGGCACAAGCGGCTGCACCGCCTGCCCCGCGCCGTCGCGGGCTGCACGGTGCGGGTCTGGATCACGGCGCGGCGGGGCCCGCCGCTGCTCTCCGCCGTGGGGCTCCACCACGACCCCTTCGTCGCGGCGGACGCGTTGTGa